Proteins encoded within one genomic window of Spiroplasma sabaudiense Ar-1343:
- a CDS encoding glycosyl hydrolase family 18 protein — MKKLLACLSAITLIVSSSTTTVSCFGGEPKPTKGDLQTLLSVIIVKDLQTIKDNQEATILNKVKELNPKLQTKEVFISQINGETAKVQANADSKVYSGAVEVSFQLANPIPDNRSDISSVITSPYLGKLANNDETTILSSLEQQNPGVLFDQVTLANITKGTVRLIAKETSTNYKGITTVDFRLNNPKVAQDDKKLVGYWYEWGGNYQVKPNLDEISNSYNVINLSFLYAKSPYSMPVFEVNNPASLKAGIAYQHSLGHKVLISMGGQTGASMKFRKNQHNELKTAILKVIDEYDLDGLDIDWEGECLSDRESIQVTVDVLKEIKNERSAQGKEFLITMAPEFPYLRMNSNSIGSKSYIPFLIGLHDYYDWINPQFYNGWADGVVPEAAEALKLNIPAGQYVTNDNEPQRAEFYYLMTKYLTTTFSNMNKLFLMSPDRFMIGASTNEPAGRGAGTDDSISRSHKLLSEEGIYTRGLMTWAINFDYFEGDIFVNNKTVYFKRWTFASWFDKTHRKEK; from the coding sequence ATGAAAAAATTATTAGCGTGCCTAAGTGCCATTACTTTGATTGTAAGCTCTTCAACTACAACAGTATCTTGTTTTGGAGGAGAACCAAAACCAACTAAAGGAGATCTTCAAACTTTACTGTCAGTTATTATTGTAAAGGACTTGCAAACAATAAAAGATAATCAAGAAGCAACAATTCTAAATAAAGTAAAAGAGTTAAATCCCAAACTACAAACTAAAGAAGTTTTCATTTCCCAAATTAATGGTGAAACAGCTAAGGTCCAAGCTAATGCTGATTCAAAAGTTTATTCTGGTGCTGTTGAGGTAAGTTTTCAATTGGCAAATCCAATTCCTGACAATCGCAGTGATATATCAAGTGTTATCACCAGTCCATATTTAGGAAAATTAGCCAATAATGATGAAACCACCATACTAAGCAGCCTAGAACAACAAAACCCTGGAGTCTTATTTGACCAAGTAACGTTAGCAAATATAACAAAAGGAACAGTAAGATTAATTGCAAAAGAAACTTCAACTAATTACAAAGGGATAACAACAGTTGATTTTCGTCTAAATAATCCTAAAGTTGCCCAAGACGATAAAAAGCTAGTGGGATATTGATATGAATGGGGTGGTAACTACCAAGTAAAACCCAATCTCGATGAAATCTCAAATAGCTATAATGTAATTAACCTGTCTTTTTTATATGCTAAATCCCCTTACTCAATGCCGGTCTTTGAAGTTAATAATCCCGCTAGCTTAAAAGCTGGAATCGCATATCAACATTCTTTAGGTCATAAAGTACTAATTTCAATGGGTGGTCAGACTGGTGCTAGTATGAAGTTTCGCAAAAATCAACATAATGAACTTAAAACAGCAATTTTAAAAGTTATTGATGAGTATGATTTAGATGGTCTAGATATTGACTGAGAAGGTGAATGTCTCAGTGATCGTGAAAGTATTCAAGTTACCGTTGATGTTTTAAAAGAAATTAAAAATGAGCGCAGTGCCCAAGGAAAAGAATTTCTGATTACAATGGCCCCAGAATTCCCATATTTGCGAATGAATAGTAATTCAATTGGTAGCAAAAGTTATATTCCGTTTTTAATTGGATTACATGATTATTATGACTGAATTAATCCACAATTTTATAATGGTTGAGCTGACGGGGTTGTACCAGAAGCTGCAGAAGCGTTAAAACTAAATATTCCTGCAGGCCAATATGTCACAAATGATAACGAACCGCAGCGAGCAGAGTTTTATTATTTAATGACAAAGTATTTAACAACAACATTTAGCAATATGAATAAGCTGTTTTTAATGAGTCCAGATCGTTTTATGATTGGGGCCTCAACCAACGAACCTGCAGGTCGAGGTGCTGGAACTGATGACTCAATTTCTAGGTCCCATAAGTTACTTTCAGAAGAAGGAATTTACACTCGCGGTCTAATGACTTGAGCTATTAACTTTGATTATTTTGAAGGAGATATTTTTGTAAATAATAAAACCGTCTATTTTAAAAGATGAACCTTTGCATCATGGTTTGATAAAACCCACAGAAAAGAAAAATAA